The segment ACCGGCCCGCGATAATCGGCATGGCCGAGCATTGGCCGCGCGGAGAACAACTGGCCGAGATCGAGCGCGCCGTGGAAGATGTCGCCGCCGACGAGCCCGAAGGTACGTTCGAGATCGAGCGGCGAAAAAATCTGCCGGGCGATGACCGACGCCCTGAAATTCGGCGCGTAGCGATCGACCGTCGCGATCATGAGGTCTGCGACCTCGTCGCGGTGATCGTCCCATGATCTGCCATCGGGCAGGACCGGGGCGACATGCTGGCAGAAGAGACTTGCGACATGCGCGCCCTTCGGCGCCAGCGTGTCGTCGAGCGTCGAGGGAATGAGCATTTCGACAATCGGGTTTTGCGACCAGCCGAAGCGCCGCGCGTCGAAATAGGCGTCTTCCATGTAGCGCAGCGACGGGGCGATGATGATGCCGGCGGTATGATGCTCGGCCACATCGCGCCCCGGCAGCGCGGAGAAATCAGGCAGCTCCGACAAAGCGACATTCATGCGGAACGTGCCGGAGCCACAGCGCCAGCGCCCGATGCGATCCCTGAAATCGGCGGGCAGCGCGTCTTGCGGAACGAGATCGCGATAAAGCAGCTTCGGATTGACATTGGCGACGATGATTTTTCCGCGAAACGCCTCACCCTTCTGCGTGACGACACCGGCGGCGCGGCCTTTTTCGATGAGCACTTCGCGCACGGGACTCGCGGTGCGAATCTCAACGCCGCGCACGGCCGCCGCCTTCGCCATCGCCTGCGTAATCGCGCCCATGCCGCCGATCGCATGTCCCCATTGGCCCTTCAGGCCGTTCACCTCGCCGAAGCAATGATGCAGCAGCACATAGGCCGAGCCCGGCGCGTAGGGGCTCGCATAATTGCCGACGACGGAATCAAAGCCGTAGGCCGCCTTGATCGGCGCGCTCTCAAACCAATGATCGAGATAATCGCCAGCGGAGGCGGTAAAGATTTCCAGTACATCGCGCTCGGCCTCAAGGCCCAGCCGGCGCAGCCTGTCGGCGAATTTTCCCGCGCGAAACAATTGCCGCAGCCAATCGCCCGCGCCACCGGACGAAACGTTCGGCGGCGTCTCCTGCGCGACGGCGCGCAGAAAATCGGCGAGCGCATCGAGCCGCGCCGAATAGGCCTCGAGCCTGTCCGCATCCCGCGCCGAAAACCTTGCGACTTCCGCCTGTGTGCGGCCCGCACCGACCTTCAGATAATTGTCATCATCGAGCGGCAGAAAATTCGAGAGTTTTCGCGGAACGATGCGCAGCCCGTGGCTGGCAAGATCGAGATCGCGGATGATTTTCGGATTGAGCAGCGAGACCGTATAAGCGGCGACCGAATTGCGGAAACCGGGGTGAAATTCCTGCGTCACCGCGCAGCCGCCGATTGTATCGCGCGCTTCGAGCACCAGAGTCTTGAGACCCGCGGCGCCGAGATAGGCAGCGCAGACGAGGCCATTATGGCCGCCGCCGATGATGATGGCGTCGTAGGCCGATGCTTGGCTCAACGCGCGCGCCGCCTCTGCGTTAAGGTTAAAAATTCATAAACCCCGCAGGAGGGCGCTTGTTCTATAATGAGAAGAAGGGTTCCGATCATCGAGGGAGTTCAACCGGTCAGGACACTTAATGCAACAATCTGCTGCGGCCTTCGGCGGCAAAACCTTTGCCTTTGGTGCGGACACGGCGCACGAGGCTGCTTCTCGGCCTGCGCCGATCGTCGAACTGCGCCAGCTCGATGAAATGGCGCCGCTGGTCGAAGCCTGGCGCGATCTCCTGCGGCGCAGCCTCGAATCCAATATTTTCCTCGACCCCGATTTCGCTCTGCCCGCCTTTACCTATCTGCGGCCGCGCAATTTCAGGATTCTTGTTGTCTTCGAGCCCGGCGCGGAAGCGCGCTTGCTCGCGCTGATGCCGCTGGCTTTGCCGGCGATGCGCTTTGGCCTGGCGCGCGTGCCGGTCCACAAGCAGGCGGCGCTCGGCGTGCCGCTGCTCGACCGCACTCAGGCGGCGGCCGCGCTGGAGGCTTCGCTCGAGGCGATCCGGCGGCTTCCGGTGGCGCCCAGCGCGCTCGTTTTCAGCGACATTCCACGTGACGGCGCCACCTTCCGGCTTTTCGCAGATCGCTTCGCCCAGCGCGGCGCGCTGCGGACGTTCGGCGAATATCAGCGCTCGGCCCTGTTCCCGGCCGCCGCAGCACAGGTCAATCGCAAGACCAAGGCCAGCAAGAACGATTCGCGCCTGCTCCGCCGCCTCGGTGAACACGGTGCGCTCTCCTACCGGATTTCGCGCGGCGCGGATGCGGTCGGTGCGATGGCCGAGTTTCTGGCGCTGGAGGCCGAGGGCTGGAAGGGCGCGAGCCGCACCGCCCTCGCCTCGACGCCCGGGCGTGCCGCCTTCGCGCGAGCCATGGCCGAGGCGCTTGCCCGCAGCGGCAAACTGCGCGTCGAAAGCCTCGATCTCGACGGCAAGGCCGTCGCTATGGGGTTGCTGATCGAGGACGCCGGCGCGACCTATTTCTGGAAGACGACCTATGACGAGGCCCGGGCTGCGCTTTCGCCAGGCGTGCTTTTCGTCCGCGAGCTGACCAACCGGCTCGTCGCCGGCAAGGCCTCCGTGAAGATCGATTCCTGCGCGATGCCCGACCACCCCATGATCGATCGTCTTTGGCCGGAGCGGATCGCCCTGCTCGACATCGGCATTGCCGTGGCGCCGGGCCCGCGCGCGCGCCTCGCCTTCGCGGCGGAAGCGCTGCACCGGTTCTGCCGCCAGACCGCAAAGGGCCTGCTGTTGCGTAATTCCAGCGGCAAGGCGCCAATCGTCCAAACCTGGCGCAATCGCTCTTGATACTCGCTGCCGGCGGACATAGGTCGAAGGCGTAGCTCGTCCGGATCTCGTATGGCTGCAACACCGCGTCTTTTCGCCCCTGAAGCCGCCGAGAGACAGCGGCTCGACAAATGGCTCTGGTTTGCCCGGGTCGTCAAAACCCGCCGCCAGGCCGTTGATCTTATCGCGGGCGGACATGTGCGGGTCGATTCCCGGCGTATCGAGACGCCGGCCAAGCTGGTCGGCCCGGGCGAAGTCCTGACCATCGCGCTCGAACGGCAGGTGCGGGTTTTGCGGATCATCGGCCTCGCCGGACGGCGCGGCAGCGCGGTCGAGGCACAGAATTTGTTCGTGGACCTCAATGTTAAGGGGCTTGCCGTAGAGCCCGAGGCCGTCTAACGGCAGCCACGGCGACATGGGCTTTGTGCCTCGCAGCAACGGCTTGCTTAAGCACCGCAAAGACGCTAGCAAACCGCCAGAATTCATCACGGCGCGTGTGGAAATGCCGCGCGGAGGAGATTTATGCCTTACGTCGTCACCGAGAACTGCATCAAATGCAAGTACACGGACTGCGTCGAGGTTTGCCCGGTCGATTGCTTCTATGAAGGCGAGAATATGCTCGTCATCCACCCGGATGAGTGCATCGACTGCGGCGTCTGCGAACCGGAGTGCCCGGCCAACGCCATCAGCCCCGATACCGAAAAGGGGCTGGAGAAATGGCTCAAGCTGAACGCCGACATGGCCAAGACCTGGCCGAATATCTCGCAGAAGAAGCCGCACCCCGCGGATGCGAAGGAATTTGACGGCAAACCCGGCAAGTTCGAGGCCTATTTCTCGCCCGAACCCGGCGAAGGCGATTAACCACCCGCGTCAAGTATAATTCGAGATCCAGGGTCGGCCGAAGCGGAATGGTGCCCGAAAGTGGCGCCATTTCAGCTTTTTCGGGCCGCAAATCTTTGATTTTTGCCCTTGAATGTGATATTTAATAGTCACAATCGGCCCGGCTATGATCATCCGGATCGCGTACCCGATGCTTAGCGGAGCGTCGGGCGTTTCATTTCTACACGCGGCAATCGCCTGGGGGCCAAGGTTCGCGCTGCGGTAGATGGATGATCCTTTGCTCGGCCGTCCCGCGGCGCATCGAATGCCGTGGTCGTTCCCCGGGCGGCAAAGTTGCTTTGCTGCATGACTGCGCTTCGCTGCCAGGCGAAGCAAAAAAGGAGTGCGCGCGTATGTCATCCGTCAAAAAGACAGACAAGTCCCGCAAGGCAAAAGCCACGATCGCGCGCGCGGCCCTGAAGTCCCGTACCACCGCCGCGAAGACAAGTAAATCAAGCGCCGCTAAATCGAGCGCCGCGAAGACCCGGCCGGTTCGGGCGAAGACGCGCACCGCCGCCCCCGCCGCGCGTGCCGTGACGAAGACCAAGACTGCGCGCAAGCCTGTGAGCGCCGCCAGCAAGAGCGCCGCGGCAAAACTGCGCGCCGCGCAGGCACGGGCGAAGAAACAGGCCACGGCGGCGAAAGCTGCGCGGCCAGCAGCGAAATCAGCCGTGGCCAAATCGGCTGCGGCCACACGCAAGGCGAAAACGAATCAAAATGCGGCAGCAGCAAAATTGAAGCGGTCAACAAATGTGAGCCGCGGCAAATCGCGGGCTGGACGCAACGCACCGGTTGAGGCTAAATTGCACAAGGCGGTGACTACGGTTCAGCAGCCGGCCGCCCCCCAAACCAAACCTGAGGCCGTCGTCAAGAAGGTCGATTCCGAGCGCCGTGCACAAGTTGCCGCGGTATTGGCTTTGCGCTCTCTGCGCAAACCCGCACCGGCCGCTGAGCCT is part of the Methylovirgula ligni genome and harbors:
- a CDS encoding RNA-binding S4 domain-containing protein: MAATPRLFAPEAAERQRLDKWLWFARVVKTRRQAVDLIAGGHVRVDSRRIETPAKLVGPGEVLTIALERQVRVLRIIGLAGRRGSAVEAQNLFVDLNVKGLAVEPEAV
- the fdxA gene encoding ferredoxin FdxA, which gives rise to MPYVVTENCIKCKYTDCVEVCPVDCFYEGENMLVIHPDECIDCGVCEPECPANAISPDTEKGLEKWLKLNADMAKTWPNISQKKPHPADAKEFDGKPGKFEAYFSPEPGEGD
- a CDS encoding GNAT family N-acetyltransferase; translated protein: MQQSAAAFGGKTFAFGADTAHEAASRPAPIVELRQLDEMAPLVEAWRDLLRRSLESNIFLDPDFALPAFTYLRPRNFRILVVFEPGAEARLLALMPLALPAMRFGLARVPVHKQAALGVPLLDRTQAAAALEASLEAIRRLPVAPSALVFSDIPRDGATFRLFADRFAQRGALRTFGEYQRSALFPAAAAQVNRKTKASKNDSRLLRRLGEHGALSYRISRGADAVGAMAEFLALEAEGWKGASRTALASTPGRAAFARAMAEALARSGKLRVESLDLDGKAVAMGLLIEDAGATYFWKTTYDEARAALSPGVLFVRELTNRLVAGKASVKIDSCAMPDHPMIDRLWPERIALLDIGIAVAPGPRARLAFAAEALHRFCRQTAKGLLLRNSSGKAPIVQTWRNRS
- a CDS encoding phytoene desaturase family protein — translated: MSQASAYDAIIIGGGHNGLVCAAYLGAAGLKTLVLEARDTIGGCAVTQEFHPGFRNSVAAYTVSLLNPKIIRDLDLASHGLRIVPRKLSNFLPLDDDNYLKVGAGRTQAEVARFSARDADRLEAYSARLDALADFLRAVAQETPPNVSSGGAGDWLRQLFRAGKFADRLRRLGLEAERDVLEIFTASAGDYLDHWFESAPIKAAYGFDSVVGNYASPYAPGSAYVLLHHCFGEVNGLKGQWGHAIGGMGAITQAMAKAAAVRGVEIRTASPVREVLIEKGRAAGVVTQKGEAFRGKIIVANVNPKLLYRDLVPQDALPADFRDRIGRWRCGSGTFRMNVALSELPDFSALPGRDVAEHHTAGIIIAPSLRYMEDAYFDARRFGWSQNPIVEMLIPSTLDDTLAPKGAHVASLFCQHVAPVLPDGRSWDDHRDEVADLMIATVDRYAPNFRASVIARQIFSPLDLERTFGLVGGDIFHGALDLGQLFSARPMLGHADYRGPVGGLYMCGAGTHPGGGVTGLPGRNAAREILRDAGRG